One window of Oryza brachyantha chromosome 12, ObraRS2, whole genome shotgun sequence genomic DNA carries:
- the LOC102717206 gene encoding pentatricopeptide repeat-containing protein At4g02750-like, whose product MAAAKAIGSAVFRSNQELTSLARSGQLAAARRLFEEMPRRNVVSYNAMISALGRHGRLDEARRLFDEMPRRNLVSWNAMMAACSEHGRVEDARVLFDAMPTRDEFSWTIMVSCYARAGELALAREVLDRMPFPGEKCVASYNAMISGYAKNGRLDDAVKLLWEMPAPDLVSWNSVLSGLIRSEEMSRSVQFFNEMPEKDLVSWNLMLEGYVRSGDLELANAFFARIPSPNVVSWVNLLNGYCQSGRMGEARELFKRIPERNVVSWNVLLAGYVQLSHMEEAYKLFMEMPDKNSISWTTMVSGYVRAGRLQEAKDVLSKMPFDSVAPKTALMNGYLQSRLIDEARQLFDGIGARDAVCWNTIISGYVHCGMLDEAMVLFQQMPNKDMVSWNTMIAGYAQDGQIRKAASVFRKMNRRNTVSWNSIISGFVQNGLFVEALQYFMLMRRDARSADWSTYASCLSACANLAYLHVGRQFHSLLVRSGFISDSFPGNALISAYAKCGRMLEARQVFDEMVGQDIVSWNALIDGYASNGNGVEAIAVFREMEDNGVRPDEVTLVCVLSACSHAGLIDEGLHFFNSIIKMYSLEPVAEHYACMVDLLGRAGSLREAFELIQGMQIQPNAGIWGALLGACRVHKNHELAWLAAEKLFELEPCKTSNYVMLSNICVEAGKWDDADKVRVLMKERCVHKPPGLAGST is encoded by the coding sequence atGGCCGCGGCGAAGGCCATCGGCTCCGCGGTGTTCAGGAGCAACCAGGAGCTCACGTCGCTAGCGCGCTCGGGCCAGctggccgccgcgcgccgcctgTTCGAGGAGATGCCCCGCCGCAACGTGGTCTCCTACAACGCGATGATCTCCGCGCTGGGCCGCCACGGTCGCCTCGACGAGGCGCGAAGGCTGTTCGACGAGATGCCACGCCGCAACCTCGTGTCCTGGAACGCGATGATGGCGGCGTGCTCTGAGCACGGCCGTGTCGAGGATGCACGAGTGCTGTTCGACGCAATGCCCACTCGGGACGAATTCTCCTGGACAATCATGGTCTCCTGCTATGCACGGGCGGGCGAGCTTGCTCTCGCGAGGGAGGTGCTCGACCGCATGCCTTTTCCTGGGGAGAAGTGCGTGGCGAGCTACAACGCCATGATCTCTGGGTATGCCAAGAACGGCAGGTTGGACGATGCAGTCAAATTGTTGTGGGAGATGCCGGCCCCGGATCTTGTTTCTTGGAACTCAGTTCTGTCTGGGCTCATCCGGAGTGAGGAAATGTCTCGATCGGTGCAGTTCTTCAACGAGATGCCAGAGAAGGACTTAGTTTCCTGGAACTTGATGCTAGAGGGGTATGTGCGTTCTGGGGATTTGGAATTGGCCAATGCATTCTTTGCGAGGATCCCCTCACCTAATGTTGTTTCTTGGGTGAACTTGCTCAATGGGTATTGTCAGTCAGGAAGGATGGGTGAGGCAAGAGAATTGTTTAAAAGAATTCCTGAGCGTAATGTTGTGTCTTGGAATGTGCTGCTTGCTGGGTACGTGCAGCTTAGTCACATGGAGGAGGCCTATAAGCTGTTTATGGAGATGCCAGATAAGAATTCAATCTCATGGACAACGATGGTGAGTGGTTATGTACGTGCTGGGAGGCTCCAAGAAGCAAAGGATGTGCTCAGCAAGATGCCTTTCGACAGTGTCGCACCAAAGACTGCACTGATGAATGGCTATTTGCAAAGCAGACTGATCGATGAGGCCCGCCAACTATTTGATGGAATTGGGGCTCGAGATGCAGTGTGCTGGAATACAATCATATCAGGATATGTCCATTGTGGTATGCTTGATGAGGCCATGGTGTTGTTCCAGCAAATGCCGAACAAGGATATGGTTTCTTGGAACACCATGATTGCTGGCTATGCTCAGGATGGACAAATTCGCAAGGCAGCCAGTGTTTTCAGGAAAATGAATAGAAGAAACACAGTATCATGGAATTCAATTATCTCTGGATTTGTTCAAAATGGTCTCTTTGTTGAAGCACTGCAGTATTTTATGCTTATGAGAAGGGATGCAAGAAGTGCTGACTGGTCTACATATGCAAGTTGTCTTAGCGCATGTGCGAATTTGGCTTATTTGCATGTCGGGAGGCAATTCCACAGTCTTCTTGTCAGAAGTGGGTTTATCAGTGATTCTTTTCCTGGGAATGCCTTGATTTCTGCCTATGCAAAATGTGGAAGGATGTTGGAAGCAAGACAAGTCTTTGATGAGATGGTAGGACAGGACATCGTTTCATGGAATGCGCTCATTGATGGCTATGCTTCTAATGGTAATGGGGTTGAGGCAATTGCAGTATTCCGGGAAATGGAAGATAATGGTGTCAGACCTGACGAGGTTACATTGGTATGTGTGTTATCGGCATGCAGTCATGCTGGGTTAATTGATGAAGGATTGCATTTCTTCAATTCGATTATAAAAATGTACTCTTTAGAGCCTGTGGCTGAGCACTATGCCTGCATGGTTGATCTTCTTGGAAGAGCTGGGAGTCTAAGAGAGGCATTTGAACTTATTCAGGGAATGCAGATCCAACCAAATGCTGGTATCTGGGGAGCATTGCTTGGAGCATGCCGCGTACACAAGAACCACGAGCTAGCATGGCTTGCAGCTGAGAAGTTATTTGAATTGGAACCTTGCAAGACCTCAAATTATGTGATGCTGTCAAACATCTGTGTGGAGGCAGGAAAGTGGGACGATGCTGACAAGGTGAGGGTTTTGATGAAAGAGAGGTGTGTACACAAGCCACCTGGATTAGCTGGATCAACATAG